In a genomic window of Pristis pectinata isolate sPriPec2 chromosome 32, sPriPec2.1.pri, whole genome shotgun sequence:
- the map1aa gene encoding microtubule-associated protein 1A isoform X2, giving the protein MDGVSEFTEYLTESVEVPSPFDLLEPPTSGGFLKLSKPCCYIFPGGRGDSALFAVNGFNILVDGGSERKSCFWKLVRHLDRIDSILLTHIGADNLPGINGLLQRKIAEQDEEQSQGSTTYSDWIKNLISPELGVVFFNVPDKLKMQESSMKVKRSIEEACLTLQYLTKLGVKPEPLNRVVGATIDPIPLFHKMGVGRLDMYILNPVKDSKEMQFLMQKWAGNSKAKTGIILPNGKEGEISVPYLTSITALVVWHPANPSEKIVRVLFPGNAPQNKILEGLEKLKHLDFLKYPVATQKDLAGGLTPPVVKQTKMRQRTDSKESLKSSPKPSAPKPVKKEEPAEETPTKHPEVKTEALKENKLEKKEEKKGKTEVEKATTDVIKTEKKKLSKEKTVKKHAKDKLAKSEEKKDKEKKEIKKEKKEVKKEDVKKEEKKEVKKEEKKKEKEAKKESKKLLKADLKPFTPEVRRTLHKVKVPGKKADSAKSKVAKEKEVVEPKGEPALAKTAPTEQTAAQLQEERSIMSSPEDLSKDFEQLRTEEAADVEAVGVEPAKPPGDVEETARVEEERPLDQLEAGPERDEFTGPPPIDSKAPLESAAEGIISAAEEGVTPLEEQVTRQPEALAEKILEEEGAVEESLEMSELEEKVVTVGKDEESFAKDRLETKRDEKGEEYLAEERVAPPEILGKEVRRKDEEEEMEKCERYIESMEIREQVEESEGEEVVEKAELEETVEAVDEDKKVKAKEKEDAFPKDLQDNLHLSEKQDKDIFEHETPLAEEKQIPTPEAKVVKTKEESVPTPLLPAPGAAVEPVSYIQDETIPGYSETEQTISDEEIHDEQEDQISHLKYEVDTYDISVPDDTRSFDAVHGMKEIKAMAGAEMAAKGFVREEPEIVVYPSEIVAAPLAEEEHISSAASITECDKLSSFATSVAEDQSVASVTAPQTEETGKSSLLLDTVNSMASSRTEATQGRDYIPSAGTISPSSSLEEDKYFKSPPSEDFHPITEVAKMEEEEEEEEEEDQTPNVEVPTKLKEQYTAMFPEKTAPTPFLPAEFTTADQTVDLQDTDYKPKHSLHFDADLPESDEKCISPDESTVKMASPTQSGPTSAGHTPFHQSPVEERTDSVETELEDQAAQETSLATEEPLRSEDLPSSRQSPLSDLPPKPDSLGEPALPYTLSALNSQVHEPELTSKEEMMQSQEFRAIEKMEKDAHETERTATEKMERDIQDWKPSLAKTEIPEEKPPAAEKVGKEFLEEKEDAEKAEKEPVKKSATPEETERFFPESKPTKAETLASDVLEQKSGPVEKMDKEEPSAITEQMTKETPEKQPATAEVVEQKTISLDEGKSEEEDLGKISLDMGKSEKVGSEKEDLDKRPGDVGKIEPEMLDKKSIDDAKVEQKELEKISLDVGKYEEEELEKKTEAEQMEKDLQKRPGDIGTTEREGLEKMSIDIGKSEKEELEKEVSIHHGEVVKEKLKTKSIDIEHLEKDLEKGAGEMEEIDHKLSEKSIDVGKTESEELEKMSIDVGKSEKEDLEKGPRDVGKIEQEIPEKESTDDSKIEDKELEKISMDVGKSEKMGSEKEDLGKRPGDVVKVEQEMLEKKSIDDRKVEHKELAKITTDVGKSEKEDLEKKSGDVGKTEQEVPEKKSIDTKVEHKELEKISLDIVKSEKEDLEKKFGDVEKIEQEVPEKKSIDTKVEHKELEKISLDIVKSEKEDLEKKSGDVEKIEQISEKISIDDTKVEDKELDKICPDVGKSEEEKLEQEAAGIAEVSREDLVSELGKKTEDVEKMDKELPEKKAPDALRKEKDILQTKPADVLESKVVDSGKEEQGPEKKPADEEEVEKYLLEVKHTTDKVAKDAQLKIPVESEEKVDKMQTITTDKFSLGDLEKGDAPTKEVHFKCGYTPVDTPEKYIIETQDQLKGERIAEAIYSSEDEDLPEIMELMPTAEKLSKPKSEEEFSKQPLPKDVTLADRKDKTSPVGLNEDNLLNNLLTSEPSLYLKGEPATDIGTSGMMLEGQVMDKAESVHVPEDITIKPDTWEPHVGHTSPKGDQVSPSETEQLSKGKAELVSADSKPVVDYSKWDPPSYESQYYLQEDFKVTTAPSHTPSPEDPPTEIFTGEIRLAGSKDKETSSEAKYSYYIDEKKESSHGFDYTWSIEQGSSKLLPASDSAFEKEQDLSLESKPSTTPSPQPEDLWTGAESKLPAESITGGTTLDTSKESAGEKEVKKLDIFPGETLGKEEKTSQGYTYPPPDENVYTDVSKESEALTCRKAFTLDEQVFSQSTHSPSDEQDVPVTRLDYQSMTHTEAKGSSSGLLAEESYTFTRKEYSSVEGDKDLDAGMKTFSYAEGDEKSKIPGFEDLSKSQKEGESHGFHHLSQQLDTPFEVAWEDRGTEKEPTLHMSPIEKEPSQCSLLGRESPTHTPETRADAILGYSEIPEPPSSLSPTSKDASTTDAKDKPHSELTPEPSLSAGTSDSLSPISPEGRQTSALSSPESKGSPSSSLASTEVPHVDTNVFGTGTARQKEPDSNVLGCYGKEADESSSDSELEKGAKEKSEKESEQPDKGKGASCLQAEVGGRARSPSPQPPWTEQWLEPVSPGTAEQRSQEQSPAESEKEQLSLGHQEQDIPSPSDHKEALQSSPHGLEYPCARDGDRDRLLTTGGDQGERSTSAELEGMAKAAKEEGQDPGKAKHQEGQFDQQGADSIAQDQDLPTIQGLPPAQPELWVAGSGHSCTGKEEKPSTAHLEYSSFAEERTLAAPLPAEGVGVKDEYLEVSQKGAFTPSPFQDLTPSLPGAADVPSASFSPGSRPSGEVASSQGPVEGTHPPPVAGIPAEAPGRSLDEVSPLVPADKAKYQAAEVEEPAVAPAEHSPAYLCDIEDSTLSCRVECQRSAPKPEGGEAGVDTEAAKPGPGAGGPIETQASGLLPPLASPKATAANGPTEPGFTSVPVWSPPEGERDTSAGPDPASGIEPVTRPSSLTPSERTPWPTEGPGAQLGESGSGPRPGFCSDHHKLPKGELSPSFINPSPQLEAEEGLHPHEEAWKPRVAPDSPPTSGSESPPLNSDSDVPPETEDCPSITAEAPIDSDEDGDLLPVDKGGAGSAPLPRPGPDPLPAPAVDPQPLPPPPDVCMVDPEMLGGEQNKLLRKELKDKAKGTRKAAKSKAASPGRKSEPKAKHPAAPAKPASPKDPSERSPKAAASKKKEREAAEKPTRASKAGETQASRAEDRDDISRSSQPSPGKALVNGIKSTSAPTNTKTSSGVPAGPPVYVDLAYIPNHCSGKNVDQEFFKRVRSSYYVVSGNDPGSGEPSRAVLDALLDGKAQWTNNLQVTLIPTHDTEVTREWYQQTHERQQELNIMVLASSSTVVMQDESFPACKIEF; this is encoded by the exons ATGGATGGCGTCTCTGAGTTCACAGAATACCTCACGGAATCTGTCGAGGTGCCCTCGCCCTTTGACCTGCTGGAACCTCCGACCTCGGGAGGCTTCCTCAAACTCTCCAAACCATGCTGCTACATCTTCCCAGGTGGAAGGGGAGACTCGGCGCTGTTTGCCGTGAACGGCTTTAACATCCTGGTGGACGGCGGTTCCGAGAGGAAGTCCTGCTTCTGGAAGCTGGTCCGTCACCTGGACAGGATTGACTCCATCCTGCTGACGCACATTGGGGCGGACAATTTACCCGGAATTAACGGACTGCTTCAGAGAAAGATTGCGGAGCAGGATGAGGAGCAGTCACAGGGCTCCACCACTTACAGTGACTGGATCAAGAACCTTATCTCCCCGGAGCTGGGGGTGGTCTTCTTCAATGTACCTGATAAACTGAAGATGCAGGAGTCCTCTATGAAGGTTAAGAGAAGTATTGAAGAAGCCTGCTTAACGCTACAGTACTTGACTAAACTGGGAGTCAAACCAGAGCCTCTCAATAGGGTTGTTGGTGCTACTATTGACCCCATTCCACTATTCCACAAAATGGGAGTTGGCCGATTAGACATGTATATCCTCAATCCAGTCAAAGACAGCAAAGAAATGCAATTCCTGATGCAGAAGTGGGCAGGGAACAGCAAAGCAAAGACTGGCATCATCCTTCCCAACGGCAAAGAGGGTGAGATTTCGGTCCCGTATCTCACATCCATTACAGCTCTGGTTGTGTGGCACCCAGCCAATCCCTCCGAGAAGATAGTCCGAGTGTTGTTCCCCGGCAATGCCCCGCAGAACAAGATCTTGGAAGGGCTGGAGAAGCTGAAACATTTGGATTTTCTCAAATACCCCGTGGCCACACAGAAGGACCTCGCCGGCGGTTTGACCCCGCCCGTGGTGAAGCAGACGAAGATGAGACAGAGGACTGACAGCAAAGAGAGCCTCAAGTCCTCGCCAAAGCCCTCTGCCCCCAAGCCAGTGAAAAAGGAGGAACCAGCGGAAGAGACGCCAACAAAACACCCAGAGGTTAAGACTGAGGCACTGAAGGAGAACAAGTTGGAAAAGAAAGAGGAGAAGAAGGGGAAGACGGAAGTGGAGAAGGCGACGACGGATgtcattaaaacagaaaagaaaaagttGTCCAAGGAGAAGACTGTCAAAAAGCACGCCAAAGACAAGCTGGCAAAATCGGAGGAGAAGAAggacaaggagaaaaaagagatcaaaaaggaaaagaaggaagtcAAGAAGGAAGATGTGAAAAAAGAGGAGAAGaaggaggttaagaaagaggagaagaagaaggagaaggaggccAAGAAGGAATCAAAGAAACTGCTCAAAGCCGACTTAAAGCCCTTCACTCCTGAAGTCAGGAGAACCCTGCACAAGGTGAAGGTGCCGGGCAAGAAAGCCGACTCTGCCAAAAGCAAAGTGGCAAAAGAAAAAGAGGTGGTGGAGCCGAAGGGCGAGCCTGCCCTGGCCAAAACAGCACCTACAGAGCAAACGGCGGCTCAGTTACAGGAGGAGAGGTCTATCATGTCGTCACCAGAGGACCTCTCCAAGGACTTTGAGCAGCTGAGGACTGAAGAGGCAGCCGATGTCGAGGCTGTTGGCGTAGAGCCGGCCAAACCTCCTGGCGACGTGGAAGAAACGGCCAGGGTTGAGGAGGAAAGACCGCTGGACCAGCTCGAGGCTGGCCCTGAGCGAGACGAGTTCACTGGACCACCTCCCATTGACTCAAAGGCCCCTCTTGAATCTGCAGCCGAGGGAATAATCTCAGCAGCTGAGGAGGGAGTGACACCTCTGGAGGAGCAGGTTACTCGCCAGCCTGAAGCCTTGGCAGAGAAGATTCTGGAAGAAGAAGGTGCTGTGGAGGAGTCGCTGGAAATGAGTGAGTTGGAAGAAAAAGTGGTGACGGTAGGAAAGGATGAAGAGAGCTTTGCTAAGGATAGATTGGAAACCAAACGCGATGAAAAGGGTGAGGAATATCTGGCTGAAGAGCGAGTGGCACCTCCAGAAATACTGGGAAAGGAGGTCAGAAGGAAGGATGAAGAGgaagaaatggaaaaatgtgaacgATACATTGAGTCAATGGAGATAAGGGAGCAGGTCGAGGAAAGTGAgggtgaagaggtggtggaaaagGCAGAACTGGAAGAAACAGTGGAAGCCGTAGATGAAGACAAAAAAGTAAAAGCCAAGGAAAAGGAAGATGCGTTCCCTAAGGATCTGCAAGACAATCTACACCTCAGCGAGAAACAAGACAAGGACATTTTTGAGCATGAAACGCCTCTGGCTGAGGAGAAGCAGATTCCAACACCTGAAGCCAAAGTGGTGAAGACCAAGGAAGAGTCGGTGCCAACACCGCTGCTGCCTGCCCCCGGGGCAGCAGTTGAACCCGTCTCATACATCCAGGACGAAACCATCCCTGGCTATTCTGAGACAGAGCAaaccatttctgatgaagagATTCACGACGAACAAGAAGACCAAATATCTCACCTAAAATATGAAGTCGATACGTACGATATCTCCGTGCCGGACGACACGAGGTCGTTTGATGCGGTCCATGGAATGAAGGAGATCAAAGCCATGGCAGGAGCGGAGATGGCGGCCAAGGGCTTTGTGAGGGAAGAGCCTGAGATAGTTGTCTATCCTTCCGAGATAGTTGCGGCCCCACTGGCTGAGGAGGAGCACATCTCTTCAGCAGCTTCGATCACCGAGTGCGATAAGCTCTCTTCCTTTGCCACATCCGTGGCAGAGGATCAGTCAGTGGCCTCGGTAACCGCGCCTCAGACCGAGGAGACCGGGAAGAGCTCCCTGTTGCTCGACACCGTCAACAGCATGGCCTCCTCCAGGACAGAGGCCACCCAGGGCAGAGATTACATCCCATCCGCGGGCACCATATCCCCATCTTCCTCGCTGGAGGAGGACAAGTACTTCAAATCCCCACCTTCCGAAGACTTTCATCCCATCACTGAAGTTgccaaaatggaggaggaggaggaggaggaggaggaggaggaccagACACCAAACGTTGAGGTTCCAACTAAGCTTAAAGAGCAATacactgcaatgttcccagaaAAGACCGCACCAACTCCCTTCCTGCCGGCCGAGTTTACTACTGCCGACCAAACCGTGGACCTTCAGGACACTGATTACAAGCCCAAGCATTCTTTGCATTTTGATGCCGACTTGCCAGAAAGCGATGAGAAGTGTATCAGCCCCGACGAAAGCACGGTGAAAATGGCCTCACCGACGCAGTCGGGACCCACCAGTGCAGGGCACACTCCTTTCCACCAGTCACCAGTTGAGGAGAGAACTGACTCTGTTGAGACCGAACTAGAAGACCAGGCAGCACAGGAGACATCGCTGGCCACTGAGGAGCCACTTAGAAGCGAAGACTTGCCAAGCTCAAGGCAGAGTCCTCTTAGTGACTTGCCACCAAAGCCTGACTCCCTCGGAGAACCTGCCCTGCCTTATACACTGAGTGCCCTGAACTCTCAAGTCCACGAGCCTGAGCTGACTTCAAAAGAAGAAATGATGCAGTCACAGGAGTTCCGAGCAATAGAGAAGATGGAAAAAGATGCCCATGAAACTGAACGTACAGCAACTGAGAAAATGGAGAGGGATATTCAGGATTGGAAACCCTCCCTGGCTAAGACAGAGATCCCTGAGGAGAAACCGCCAGCTGCTGAAAAGGTCGGGAAAGAATTCCTTGAGGAAAAAGAGGATGCTGAAAAGGCAGAAAAAGAACCAGTGAAGAAATCTGCCACTCCTGAAGAGACGGAAAGATTTTTTCCAGAATCGAAACCCACAAAAGCTGAAACGTTGGCTTCTGATGTTCTGGAGCAGAAATCTGGACCTGTCGAAAAGATGGACAAAGAGGAGCCATCTGCCATTACCGAACAAATGACTAAAGAGACTCCAGAGAAGCAGCCTGCAACTGCTGAAGTCGTAGAACAAAAGACAATCTCTCTTGATGAGGGAAAGAGCGAGGAGGAAGACTTGGGGAAGATCTCTCTTGACATGGGGAAGAGTGAAAAAGTGGGAAGTGAGAAAGAAGATTTGGACAAGAGACCTGGAGATGTTGGAAAGATTGAACCAGAAATGTTGGACAAGAagtccatcgacgacgcaaaagTTGAACAGAAGGAACTGGAGAAGATTTCTCTTGATGTTGGAAAATATGAGGAGGAGGAATTGGAGAAAAAAACTGAAGCTGAGCAGATGGAAAAAGATTTGCAGAAAAGACCCGGAGATATTGGCACAACTGAACGTGAGGGGTTGGAGAAAATGTCTATTGATATTGGAAAGAGTGAGAAGGAGGAATTGGAAAAGGAAGTCTCTATTCACCATGGAGAAGTAGttaaagagaaattaaagacaaaATCTATTGACATTGAACATTTGGAAAAGGATTTGGAAAAAGGAGCTGGAGAGATGGAAGAGATTGACCACAAGTTGTCTGAGAAGTCCATTGACGTTGGAAAGACTGAATCTGAGGAATTAGAGAAAATGTCTATTGATGTGGGTAAGAGTGAGAAAGAGGATTTGGAAAAGGGACCTAGGGATGTCGGAAAGATTGAACAAGAGATACCGGAGAAGGAGTCTACTGATGACAGTAAGATTGAAGACAAGGAACTGGAGAAGATTTCTATGGATGTTGGAAAGAGTGAGAAAATGGGAAGTGAGAAAGAGGATTTGGGAAAGAGGCCAGGAGATGTTGTGAAGGTAGAACAAGAGATGTTAGAGAAGAAGTCTATTGATGACAGAAAGGTTGAACACAAGGAGTTGGCAAAGATTACTACGGATGTTGGCAAGAGTGAGAAAGAGGATTTGGAAAAGAAATCTGGAGATGTTGGAAAGACTGAACAAGAGGTACCAGAGAAGAAGTCTATTGATACTAAGGTTGAACACAAGGAGTTGGAGAAGATCTCTCTTGACATTGTTAAGAGTGAGAAAGAGGATTTGGAAAAGAAATTTGGAGATGTGGAAAAGATTGAACAAGAGGTACCAGAGAAGAAGTCTATTGATACTAAGGTTGAACACAAGGAGTTGGAGAAGATCTCTCTTGACATTGTTAAGAGTGAGAAAGAGGATTTGGAAAAGAAATCTGGAGATGTggaaaagattgaacagatttCAGAGAAAATATCTATTGATGATACTAAGGTTGAAGACAAAGAATTGGACAAGATCTGCCCGGAtgttggaaagagtgaagaagagaAGCTGGAGCAGGAAGCAGCAGGCATCGCAGAGGTATCGAGAGAGGACCTAGTGAgtgaactgggaaagaaaaccGAAGATGTTGAAAAGATGGACAAGGAGCTTCCAGAGAAGAAAGCTCCAGATGCCTTAAGGAAGGAAAAAGACATCCTACAGACAAAACCTGCTGATGTGTTGGAGAGCAAGGTTGTGGATTCTGGAAAAGAGGAACAAGGTCCAGAAAAGAAACCTGCAGATGAAGAGGAGGTGGAAAAATACTTGCTGGAAGTGAAACACACGACAGACAAAGTGGCCAAGGATGCACAGCTAAAGATACCTGTTGAATCAGAAGAAAAAGTAGACAAAATGCAAACTATTACAACAGATAAGTTCTCCTTGGGTGATTTGGAAAAGGGGGACGCACcaacaaaagaagtccattttaaatgTGGATACACCCCAGTCGATACACCAGAAAAATATATCATTGAGACACAAGACCAACTAAAAGGAGAAAGAATAGCAGAGGCAATATATTCATCAGAAGATGAAGATCTTCCCGAAATTATGGAACTAATGCCAACTGCAGAGAAGTTGTCAAAGCCAAAAAGCGAAGAAGAATTTTCAAAGCAGCCTCTCCCTAAAGACGTGACGTTAGCAGACCGCAAGGACAAAACAAGTCCTGTAGGATTAAACGAGGATAACTTACTGAACAACCTGTTAACGTCGGAGCCTTCACTGTATCTGAAAGGTGAGCCTGCAACAGATATTGGCACAAGTGGAATGATGCTTGAGGGCCAGGTAATGGATAAAGCAGAATCAGTTCACGTGCCTGAAGACATCACCATAAAACCAGATACATGGGAGCCTCACGTAGGACACACAAGCCCCAAAGGAGATCAGGTGTCCCCTTCAGAGACTGAGCAGCTTTCAAAAGGCAAAGCAGAGCTGGTGAGCGCTGACTCAAAGCCTGTGGTCGATTACAGCAAGTGGGATCCCCCTTCCTACGAATCTCAATACTATCTACAAGAGGATTTCAAAGTTACTACTGCTCCATCCCACACGCCATCTCCCGAGGATCCACCAACTGAGATATTTACAGGAGAGATTCGACTAGCTGGGAGCAAAGATAAAGAGACGAGCAGTGAAGCCAAATATTCTTACTACATAGATGAAAAGAAGGAGTCTTCTCATGGGTTTGACTACACTTGGTCCATTGAGCAAGGAAGCAGCAAGCTTCTACCTGCCTCTGACAGTGCCTTTGAGAAAGAGCAGGACCTCTCCTTGGAGTCGAAGCCTTCAACCACACCTTCCCCACAACCTGAGGACCTGTGGACCGGGGCAGAGTCCAAGCTCCCTGCCGAGTCCATCACAGGAGGGACAACTCTCGACACATCCAAAGAATCAGCTGGAGAGAAGGAAGTAAAGAAGCTGGACATTTTTCCTGGGGAAACCCTGGGAAAAGAGGAGAAAACTTCTCAAGGATACACCTACCCTCCACCAGATGAGAACGTGTACACTGATGTGTCCAAAGAAAGTGAAGCCCTGACTTGTAGGAAGGCTTTCACACTTGATGAACAAGTCTTCAGCCAATCTACGCATTCTCCTAGTGATGAGCAAGACGTTCCTGTCACCCGACTGGATTACCAGTCCATGACCCATACAGAGGCAAAGGGGAGCAGTTCTGGGCTCCTTGCCGAGGAATCCTACACCTTCACGAGGAAAGAATATTCGTCAGTGGAGGGAGACAAGGACCTAGATGCTGGGATGAAGACATTCAGTTATGCTGAGGGGGATGAGAAGAGCAAGATCCCAGGGTTTGAAGACCTCAGCAAGTCACAGAAGGAAGGAGAGTCTCATGGCTTCCATCACCTATCGCAGCAGCTGGACACACCATTCGAGGTGGCGTGGgaggacagagggacagagaaagaACCCACTCTCCACATGTCACCAATAGAAAAGGAGccctcccagtgcagcctcctgggGAGAGAGTCACCAACACACACACCTGAAACCAGGGCAGACGCAATATTGGGATATTCCGAAATTCCAGAACCTCCCTCATCTCTCTCTCCAACATCAAAAGATGCCTCAACCACTGATGCCAAGGACAAGCCACATTCTGAACTGACACCGGAGCCCAGTTTGAGTGCAGGAACGTCAGACTCTCTCAGCCCCATCTCTCCTGAAGGAAGGCAGACTTCAGCACTAAGCAGCCCCGAGTCTAAAGGCAGCCCTTCTTCTTCGCTGGCATCCACTGAGGTACCACATGTCGACACCAACGTGTTTGGGACCGGCACAGCGAGGCAGAAAGAACCAGACTCCAACGTCCTGGGCTGCTATGGAAAGGAAGCCGACGAGAGCAGCAGTGACTCGGAGCTGGAGAAAGGTGCCAAGGAAAAGTCGGAGAAGGAATCGGAGCAGCCCGACAAGGGAAAGGGAGCGAGCTGCTTGCAAGCGGAGGTGGGCGGGAGAGCTCGTtcccccagcccccagccccctTGGACAGAGCAGTGGCTGGAGCCCGTGTCACCGGGAACTGCAGAGCAACGGTCTCAGGAGCAGAGTCCGGCAGAATCCGAGAAGGAGCAGCTCTCCCTCGGCCACCAGGAACAGGACATTCCATCTCCCAGTGATCACAAGGAAGCTCTGCAGAGCTCTCCCCACGGACTGGAATATCCCTGCGCCAGGGATGGGGACAGGGACAGGCTCCTCACCACGGGAGGCGACCAGGGAGAGAGGTCTACCTCTGCTGAATTGGAGGGCATGGCCAAAGCGGCaaaggaggaaggacaagatCCCGGCAAAGCCAAACACCAGGAGGGGCAATTTGATCAGCAGGGTGCTGATTCCATTGCCCAGGACCAAGACctacccaccatccagggactcccACCTGCCCAACCAGAGctctgggtcgctggctctgggCATTCCTGCACAGGCAAGGAGGAGAAGCCCTCCACTGCTCACTTGGAATACTCTTCCTTTGCTGAGGAGAGAACGCTTGCGGCCCCTCTCCCTGCCGAAGGTGTGGGAGTGAAGGACGAATACTTGGAAGTATCTCAGAAGGGTGCATTTACTCCGAGCCCCTTCCAGGACCTTACGCCCTCCCTGCCAGGAGCAGCTGATGTCCCGAGTGCCAGCTTCTCACCAGGGAGTCGGCCCTCAGGGGAGGTGGCCAGCTCCCAGGGACCAGTTGAGGGGACACATCCGCCCCCTGTGGCAGGGATCCCAGCCGAGGCCCCAGGGAGGAGTCTGGACGAAGTGTCTCCCTTGGTTCCCGCAGACAAGGCCAAGTACCAGGCTGCTGAGGTGGAGGAGCCAGCAGTGGCGCCAGCCGAGCACAGTCCAGCCTACCTGTGCGACATTGAGGACTCCACTTTGTCCTGTCGGGTAGAGTGCCAAAGGTCAGCCCCCAAGCCGGAAGGCGGAGAGGCGGGAGTGGATACTGAGGCTGCAAAGCCTGGGCCAGGGGCAGGAGGGCCAATCGAGACCCAGGCCTCGGGCCTGCTGCCTCCACTCGCCTCACCAAAGGCCACAGCGGCCAATGGGCCTACAGAACCAGGCTTCACCTCCGTGCCGGTGTGGAGCCCACCAGAGGGGGAAAGGGACACAAGCGCTGGGCCAGATCCAGCCTCGGGGATCGAACCAGTGACCCGGCCTTCTTCACTGACCCCATCCGAGCGGACTCCCTGGCCTACGGAGGGGCCCGGAGCCCAGCTGGGCGAGTCGGGGAGCGGTCCCAGGCCCGGTTTCTGCAGTGACCACCACAAGCTGCCGAAGGGCGAGCTGTCGCCATCCTTCATCAACCCCAGCCCCCAGCTGGAAGCAGAAGAGGGGCTCCACCCCCACGAGGAGGCCTGGAAGCCTCGCGTGGCCCCGGACAGCccccccacctctggcagcgagtcACCCCCCCTCAACTCTGACTCAGATGTGCCTCCGGAGACGGAGGACTGCCCCTCCATCACGGCCGAGGCGCCCATCGACTCGGACGAGGACGGCGACTTGCTGCCGGTCGACAAGGGTGGTGCCGGCTCGGCCCCCCTCCCTCGGCCAGGCCCCGACCCGCTGCCCGCCCCTGCCGTGGACCCCCAGCCCCTCCCGCCGCCCCCTGACGTCTGCATGGTTGACCCCGAGATGCTGGGCGGTGAGCAGAACAAGCTGCTGAGGAAGGAGCTGAAGGACAAGGCCAAGGGCACCAGGAAAGCAGCCAAGTCTAAGGCGGCCTCACCAGGGCGCAAGTCCGAGCCCAAGGCCAAGCACCCTGCTGCTCCTGCCAAGCCGGCCTCGCCCAAGGACCCCAGCGAGAGGTCCCCGAAAGCAGCGGCCAGCaagaagaaggagagggaggcGGCAGAGAAACCAACCCGGGCCTCCAAGGCCGGCGAGACTCAGGCATCCCGGGCCGAGGACAGGGACGACATCTCCAGGTCCAGCCAGCCCAGCCCTGGCAAGGCGCTGGTGAACGGCATCAAGTCCACCTCGG CTCCCACCAATACAAAGACCAGCTCTGGAGTTCCTGCAGGACCCCCCGTGTACGTGGACCTGGCGTATATTCCCAACCACTGCAGTGGGAAGAATGTAGACCAGGAATTCTTCAAGCGCGTCCGATCCtcctattacgtggtgagcgggAACGACCCTGGAAGCGGGGAGCCAAGCCGGGCCGTGTTGGACGCCCTATTGGATGGGAAGGCCCAATGGACGAACAACCTTCAG GTGACGTTAATCCCAACCCATGACACAGAAGTCACGCGAGAGTGGTACCAACAAACCCACGAGCGACAGCAGGAGCTGAACATCATGGTACTGGCCAGCAGCAGCACCGTCGTGATGCAGGACGAGTCGTTTCCAGCATGCAAGATCGAGTTCTGA